From a single Intestinibaculum porci genomic region:
- a CDS encoding HAD family hydrolase, with translation MSKIIFLDVDGTLIDYQAKLPLSAEEAVNKARAHGHRVYICTGCSKAEIAMRDFRSMELDGMIGANGGYVEDHGKVVMHQALSKAEVKHIVDWCNARQIGFYLEANSGLYINDYYVKQGPEAMYKYVIGKGKTIDHPEAFKQDAVNDYTLLHGEDLYREDVNKVSFVLRSYQDHLDSIKEFPNLVANTWGGRDEQALFGDLGPKGITKEHAIHVLLDYLHEDASETIAFGDAKIDLSMFACCQYNVAMGNGGLEIKAAADYITDDVNHDGLYKAFEYLHLFD, from the coding sequence ATGAGTAAAATTATTTTTTTAGATGTCGATGGTACCCTCATCGACTATCAAGCGAAATTGCCGCTTTCAGCGGAAGAAGCGGTTAATAAAGCCCGCGCACACGGGCATCGCGTCTATATTTGCACGGGCTGCTCAAAAGCTGAAATTGCGATGCGCGATTTTCGCAGTATGGAACTTGATGGGATGATTGGCGCTAATGGCGGCTATGTCGAAGATCATGGCAAAGTGGTCATGCATCAGGCATTAAGCAAAGCGGAAGTCAAACATATCGTCGATTGGTGTAATGCGCGTCAGATTGGCTTCTACTTAGAAGCTAACAGCGGGCTGTATATTAATGATTACTATGTCAAGCAAGGCCCTGAAGCAATGTATAAATATGTCATTGGCAAAGGCAAGACGATTGATCATCCTGAAGCATTCAAACAGGATGCCGTCAATGATTATACGCTATTACATGGTGAAGATCTGTATCGGGAAGATGTCAATAAAGTATCCTTTGTCTTACGCAGCTATCAGGATCATTTAGATTCCATCAAAGAATTTCCCAACTTGGTTGCGAATACCTGGGGCGGTCGTGATGAACAGGCGCTCTTTGGTGACTTAGGGCCTAAAGGCATTACAAAAGAGCATGCCATTCATGTTTTATTAGATTATTTACATGAGGATGCTTCAGAGACGATTGCATTTGGGGATGCGAAAATTGATTTATCAATGTTTGCCTGCTGTCAGTATAATGTGGCGATGGGCAATGGCGGTCTAGAGATTAAAGCGGCGGCTGATTATATAACTGATGATGTCAATCATGATGGCTTATACAAGGCTTTTGAATATTTACATTTATTTGATTAA